In a single window of the Acidobacteriota bacterium genome:
- a CDS encoding protein kinase → MAGSDDKKRWERLKAVFNEVVDLPDDERAAALSRLRIDQQTIYEELSDLLAVDNAAAGFLDEPNAPDNGHSIIGETIGNYRVTRELGRGGMGAVFEAEREDGDFDKRVAIKLTGHNVFSEELARRFRNEKQILAKLEHPNIVRLFDGGITADRIPYYVMEYVEGTPITAYCREKALTTRERLRLFVQVLDAVSYAHRRLVVHRDLKPSNILVTDDGTVKLLDFGIAKALDIEGGTQTSAPMTPEYAAPEQIARAPVSTATDIYSLGILLFEMLTGLPPTAVYRAKGLDVYRAVIETEPSTPSAAVTRSEREGSDKDFAHIDRIRLANELRGDLDNIVLKCLGKEPETRYASADQLLADIEAYLAGRPVSVHPQSRSYRFKKFVGRNRLPVAAASAAVLLILSGLGMALYQWSVARHNQLIAEQRFEQVRKVANSLIFDYHDEIAKLEGSTALRERLVTDAVAYLDAISQGEITDPELLKELGIAYRKIGEVQGASYLQNLGKLDSAIVNYQRASELQQKLLSMSPDDIVLKRELAETLHLLGNGYARSGNGDKGLESINAGIDLLEKDEDTLDIDGLLALSELRRQRPAYFTNNVRRYEEYLNSIELLKRIIAKHPDDRRLLDQMLRLQSFAGNSAKFAGYDFIDEGKPEQARLYFEAALKHYLDFASKVEQTVPHMDNKTLGIRRRYGAAIALGDIYIRLGQMAKGLVHISEAKEYNRQLRLDPSNREARMDLLRIAHTDQDYFIKTSKLREALSNIEEAISLAQELSELDRSNIELTYYLLHFHQKAGKVLTKLNQKKAIRAHMEKESHYRAILQEKVGHYFTGKAYF, encoded by the coding sequence ATGGCCGGCAGCGACGACAAAAAACGATGGGAACGCCTGAAAGCGGTCTTCAACGAGGTCGTCGATCTGCCTGACGACGAACGCGCCGCTGCCCTGTCGCGACTAAGAATAGACCAGCAGACCATTTACGAAGAGCTTTCCGACCTTCTAGCGGTCGATAATGCCGCCGCCGGATTCCTGGACGAACCGAACGCTCCGGACAATGGCCATTCCATCATTGGTGAAACGATCGGCAATTACCGCGTCACACGCGAGCTTGGCCGCGGCGGCATGGGAGCCGTTTTCGAAGCTGAACGCGAGGACGGCGATTTTGACAAACGCGTCGCCATCAAACTGACCGGCCACAACGTCTTTTCCGAGGAACTGGCACGCCGTTTTCGCAACGAAAAACAGATCCTTGCCAAACTCGAACACCCGAATATCGTCCGCCTCTTTGACGGGGGCATCACCGCGGACCGCATCCCCTACTACGTGATGGAATACGTCGAGGGCACGCCGATCACCGCATACTGCCGCGAAAAGGCGTTGACGACACGCGAGCGGTTGCGGCTTTTTGTGCAGGTCCTAGATGCCGTGTCGTACGCACACCGCCGGCTGGTCGTTCACCGCGACCTCAAACCGTCGAACATCCTCGTCACTGACGACGGCACGGTAAAGCTGCTCGATTTCGGCATCGCAAAGGCACTCGACATCGAAGGCGGGACGCAGACCTCGGCACCGATGACGCCCGAATACGCCGCACCCGAACAGATCGCCCGCGCGCCCGTCTCGACCGCGACCGACATTTACAGCCTCGGCATTTTGCTTTTCGAAATGCTCACAGGCTTGCCGCCGACGGCCGTTTACCGTGCGAAAGGCCTCGATGTTTACCGCGCAGTGATCGAGACGGAACCATCGACGCCATCCGCCGCAGTTACGCGGTCGGAACGAGAAGGTTCCGATAAAGATTTCGCACACATCGACCGAATACGCCTTGCAAATGAGCTTCGCGGCGACCTCGACAACATCGTCCTCAAATGCCTAGGCAAAGAGCCCGAAACGCGTTACGCATCGGCGGATCAGCTGCTCGCGGACATCGAGGCATACCTCGCCGGCCGGCCTGTTTCCGTGCATCCGCAATCGCGGTCGTATCGCTTTAAGAAATTCGTCGGCAGGAATCGCCTACCCGTCGCCGCCGCCTCGGCTGCCGTTTTGCTCATACTCAGCGGCCTCGGCATGGCTCTGTATCAATGGTCGGTCGCCCGGCACAATCAGCTCATCGCCGAACAGCGTTTCGAACAGGTCCGCAAGGTCGCCAATTCACTCATATTCGATTACCACGACGAGATCGCCAAACTCGAAGGCTCCACTGCACTTCGCGAACGCCTCGTCACCGACGCCGTCGCCTACCTCGACGCCATCTCGCAAGGCGAAATAACCGACCCCGAACTCCTCAAAGAACTCGGCATCGCATACCGCAAGATCGGTGAGGTTCAGGGAGCGTCGTACCTTCAAAATCTGGGAAAGCTCGATTCCGCCATCGTTAACTATCAGCGGGCATCCGAACTTCAGCAAAAACTTCTTTCAATGTCGCCGGACGACATTGTTCTAAAACGGGAGCTTGCGGAGACGCTGCATTTACTGGGAAACGGATATGCGCGAAGCGGGAATGGCGACAAGGGACTTGAGTCGATCAATGCAGGGATAGATCTTCTCGAAAAGGACGAGGATACTCTCGATATTGATGGGCTTCTTGCATTGAGTGAGCTTCGGCGACAGAGACCCGCATATTTCACAAACAATGTCCGCCGTTATGAGGAATACCTTAACTCCATTGAACTGTTGAAACGGATCATCGCAAAACATCCGGACGATAGGCGATTGCTAGATCAAATGTTAAGGCTACAGAGTTTTGCGGGGAATTCGGCGAAATTCGCAGGGTATGACTTCATTGATGAAGGAAAGCCGGAGCAGGCTCGGCTCTATTTCGAGGCTGCTCTAAAACATTATCTTGATTTCGCATCAAAAGTTGAGCAGACAGTACCTCACATGGACAACAAAACCCTTGGGATAAGGCGGCGGTACGGAGCGGCGATCGCCCTCGGTGACATCTACATTCGACTGGGACAAATGGCAAAGGGGCTAGTTCATATATCCGAAGCTAAGGAATATAACCGACAACTGAGGCTAGACCCTAGCAACCGGGAAGCTCGAATGGACCTGTTGAGAATTGCTCACACTGATCAAGACTACTTCATTAAGACCAGCAAATTGCGGGAAGCCCTAAGTAACATTGAAGAAGCAATTTCGCTTGCACAAGAGCTTTCTGAACTCGACCGATCAAACATCGAACTCACTTACTACCTGCTTCATTTCCACCAAAAGGCAGGCAAGGTGTTAACCAAGCTCAACCAGAAAAAAGCAATACGGGCCCATATGGAAAAGGAAAGTCACTATCGTGCGATCCTACAGGAAAAAGTAGGGCACTATTTTACGGGGAAGGCTTACTTCTGA
- a CDS encoding sigma-70 family RNA polymerase sigma factor, translating into MDESIPQSYADLRRLAAYYLRGERANHTLSPTDLVHETYLRLQSQHSLDFDDRVRFLSVATTMMRRILVNHARDKKRAKRGDGAVHIALDDAAIYSTVEFERKRVDYIALDDALDKLAALDGRQLTIVELHFFGGIAFDEIADLLGISLSTVMRDWRMARNWLYKQLNPQ; encoded by the coding sequence TTGGACGAGTCGATACCGCAGAGTTATGCCGATCTGCGGCGGCTGGCGGCGTATTATTTGCGCGGTGAGAGGGCGAATCATACGTTATCGCCGACGGACCTTGTTCACGAGACGTATCTGCGGCTGCAGTCGCAGCATTCCCTCGATTTCGATGATCGCGTACGTTTTTTGAGTGTTGCGACGACGATGATGCGGCGGATATTGGTCAATCACGCTCGTGATAAAAAACGCGCCAAACGCGGTGATGGTGCCGTTCACATCGCACTCGATGATGCCGCTATCTATTCAACGGTCGAGTTCGAGCGAAAACGCGTCGATTATATCGCTCTCGATGATGCCCTCGACAAACTGGCGGCGTTAGACGGGCGGCAGCTGACCATCGTTGAACTGCATTTTTTCGGCGGCATAGCGTTTGACGAGATCGCTGATCTATTGGGCATCTCCCTGAGCACCGTAATGCGGGACTGGCGAATGGCACGCAATTGGTTGTATAAACAGCTTAACCCACAATAG
- a CDS encoding PD40 domain-containing protein: MLKQLLGSLFGFRSDSQPCSRLVFDRVKEEGPCREDGIYTINSDGTDCKQIYSSQHASCPAWAPDGKWIAFSYSNIHEDKSSILIMDENGDERNRLTIHEGAGASISSLTWSPDSCRLAYSFHEYVNGKHLEDIFVVNVNNRSKKKLTLSGENTDVVWTPSNELVFERSLDDDWGKLFVMGPNGENLREFKMLGSNATCPHWTPNGKKMVFGVSQDNFKKQYFVMNSDGSERALIPTNSRIRKMIISPDGQSVAYSTCKGKTFDVFILSLDDGFERRVVANSNIFSSRDISWSPVI; encoded by the coding sequence ATGTTAAAGCAACTTCTAGGTTCATTGTTTGGTTTTCGATCTGATTCTCAACCATGCTCACGCTTGGTTTTTGATCGAGTGAAAGAGGAAGGTCCTTGCAGGGAAGACGGGATTTACACAATTAATTCCGATGGCACCGACTGTAAACAAATCTATTCCAGTCAGCATGCCTCCTGTCCGGCATGGGCGCCTGATGGGAAATGGATCGCATTCTCTTATTCAAATATTCACGAAGATAAGTCAAGCATTCTCATAATGGATGAGAACGGAGATGAGCGTAATCGCCTAACGATTCATGAAGGTGCAGGGGCAAGCATTTCTAGCCTAACGTGGTCTCCTGATTCTTGTCGCCTGGCGTATTCCTTCCACGAGTATGTTAACGGAAAACATTTGGAGGATATCTTTGTCGTAAATGTAAATAACAGATCAAAGAAAAAGCTCACGCTAAGTGGAGAAAATACAGATGTTGTATGGACACCCTCAAATGAGCTTGTGTTCGAAAGGAGTTTGGATGACGACTGGGGCAAACTCTTTGTTATGGGCCCGAACGGAGAAAATCTACGGGAGTTCAAAATGTTGGGATCCAACGCAACTTGTCCGCACTGGACACCGAATGGCAAAAAAATGGTCTTTGGTGTATCGCAGGACAATTTCAAGAAGCAGTATTTTGTCATGAATTCCGATGGAAGCGAAAGAGCGCTTATTCCGACGAACAGCCGAATTCGCAAAATGATAATCTCCCCCGACGGGCAAAGTGTAGCCTATTCAACATGCAAGGGGAAAACATTTGATGTGTTTATTTTGTCACTCGATGATGGTTTTGAGCGAAGAGTCGTTGCAAATTCGAATATTTTTAGTAGTCGTGATATTTCATGGTCACCGGTAATCTAA
- a CDS encoding acyl-CoA dehydrogenase family protein: protein MIDLELTEEQIALRNTVREFCAGEVAPYIKEWDEKAHFERSVFDKMAELGLLGVCIPEQYGGAGFDYISLGLVCEELEACDTFLRVAMSVHVGLNSMSLLTWGTEEQKQKYLVPQAKGEKLATFGLTEPNAGSDVVGMKSYAKRDGDDWILNGEKMWISLADVADHFLFFCWTDLEKMKVRDHTGISCFIIERTMPGFTSGTIHGKLGIKAGNTGYFSLQDVRVPAANMLGQEGEGFKIAMFSLENGRYTVASGATGVIMASRDASIAYANTREVQGQTIANFQLVKQKIAEMEADYQMAHLLWLKCGYLKNQGKPSAKAASLAKWQATIRSEKAASMAIEIHGANGYTNDYPVERYLRNCKAAVIYEGTRDIHTLMQADWALGLKKEKAARVTLPPYAPADARGTAG, encoded by the coding sequence GTGATCGATCTTGAACTAACAGAAGAACAAATTGCGTTGCGGAATACGGTCCGCGAGTTTTGTGCGGGCGAGGTCGCTCCGTACATCAAGGAATGGGACGAGAAGGCACATTTTGAGCGAAGTGTTTTCGATAAAATGGCCGAATTGGGCTTGCTGGGCGTCTGTATCCCTGAGCAATATGGCGGTGCGGGGTTTGATTACATCTCGCTGGGGCTGGTGTGCGAGGAGCTTGAGGCATGCGATACGTTTTTGCGTGTGGCGATGTCGGTGCACGTCGGGCTGAACAGTATGAGCCTGCTGACCTGGGGAACCGAGGAGCAAAAGCAGAAATACCTCGTCCCGCAGGCGAAAGGTGAAAAGCTCGCAACATTCGGCTTGACCGAGCCGAACGCCGGTTCAGACGTCGTCGGTATGAAAAGCTATGCAAAGCGCGACGGCGACGACTGGATCCTGAACGGCGAGAAGATGTGGATATCGCTTGCAGACGTGGCGGATCATTTCCTTTTCTTTTGCTGGACCGACCTCGAGAAGATGAAGGTTCGCGACCACACAGGCATCTCGTGCTTTATTATCGAGCGTACGATGCCCGGCTTTACGAGCGGAACCATACACGGCAAACTCGGCATCAAGGCGGGCAACACCGGCTATTTCTCACTGCAGGACGTCCGCGTGCCCGCGGCCAATATGCTCGGTCAGGAAGGCGAAGGATTCAAGATCGCGATGTTCTCGCTCGAGAACGGCCGCTATACGGTCGCGAGCGGTGCGACGGGCGTGATAATGGCGTCGCGTGACGCATCTATCGCCTACGCGAACACTCGCGAAGTGCAAGGACAGACCATCGCCAATTTTCAGCTCGTCAAACAAAAGATCGCCGAGATGGAAGCCGATTATCAAATGGCTCATCTGCTGTGGCTGAAATGCGGATACCTCAAGAACCAAGGCAAGCCGTCAGCAAAGGCCGCATCATTGGCGAAATGGCAGGCGACGATCCGCAGCGAAAAGGCTGCGTCGATGGCCATCGAGATCCACGGAGCCAACGGCTATACGAACGACTATCCCGTCGAACGTTATCTGCGTAACTGCAAGGCCGCTGTCATTTACGAAGGCACACGCGACATTCACACACTAATGCAGGCCGACTGGGCGCTTGGGCTGAAAAAGGAAAAGGCGGCACGCGTTACGCTGCCGCCCTATGCACCCGCGGATGCCCGCGGTACTGCGGGTTGA
- a CDS encoding DUF4878 domain-containing protein produces the protein MRITLLFLLSGIFMLAGCSGSSDKPANATNTAAANSAANAVATEKKESDATTNNAPTLESVVKAYCEAWEKNDEAALRKLFSKDTLKSFDEGMKADKEKSLLKYLEDDRITGKPCEVRNEDIKGDEAVAEFKASKYPNGIKIVFVKEDGEWKWTTRSPSVDSVSKTASNTAANTAK, from the coding sequence ATGCGTATCACATTATTATTTTTGCTATCCGGCATTTTTATGCTCGCCGGTTGTTCCGGGTCGAGTGATAAACCGGCCAACGCGACCAATACAGCGGCCGCAAACAGCGCCGCAAACGCAGTCGCAACGGAAAAGAAAGAGTCCGACGCGACGACCAACAACGCCCCGACGCTTGAATCGGTCGTGAAGGCCTATTGCGAGGCTTGGGAAAAGAACGACGAAGCGGCTCTGAGAAAGCTGTTCTCAAAGGACACGCTCAAATCTTTTGACGAAGGCATGAAGGCGGACAAGGAAAAGAGCCTGCTGAAATACCTCGAGGACGACCGCATAACGGGCAAGCCGTGCGAGGTCCGAAACGAAGATATAAAGGGCGATGAGGCCGTCGCTGAGTTCAAGGCGAGCAAGTACCCGAACGGCATCAAGATCGTATTTGTAAAAGAGGACGGAGAGTGGAAATGGACCACGCGTTCTCCGTCCGTCGATTCGGTCTCAAAAACTGCATCGAACACCGCGGCAAATACCGCGAAATGA
- the glmM gene encoding phosphoglucosamine mutase, translated as MKLFGTDGIRGEADKFPFDDATLKQIGRGLADELRSRTGRDVRLLTARDTRESGERIETAITSGAVSAGGTCVSAGVMTTPGAAYLCGKFGFDSAVVISASHNPYHDNGIKIFLPSGQKLDASGEASIEAAISESAGELADSILDLTREQEFVAAYSDYLRASLKLSGEGRRIVIDCANGAASAIAPQIFLGSGADAVVINDSPDGRNINLGCGSTHIEGLQSAVLEYSADLGIAYDGDADRALFVDEKGDLIDGDATLLILARQLRKNGGLKNATVIATVMSNLGLNEAFAVENISLVRTAVGDKYVLERLLETGSELGGEQSGHIILPKRSLIGDGIMTSILLFEAMLEEDCTASELSHGFRQYPQVLKGVRVKEKIPLDSVYAVSELRKAIEERLGESGRLVLRYSGTEPLARVMIEGKDQAEIDQMADELIAVIGRELG; from the coding sequence ATGAAACTTTTTGGGACCGACGGCATTCGCGGAGAGGCAGATAAATTTCCTTTCGATGATGCGACGCTGAAACAAATCGGCCGCGGTTTAGCCGACGAGCTGAGATCGAGGACGGGGAGAGATGTTCGCCTGCTTACTGCCCGAGATACGCGGGAATCCGGCGAACGTATCGAGACGGCAATAACATCCGGAGCCGTTTCGGCGGGTGGTACTTGTGTCTCGGCCGGCGTAATGACGACGCCGGGTGCGGCTTATTTATGCGGTAAGTTCGGCTTTGATTCGGCCGTTGTGATCAGCGCATCACACAATCCGTATCATGACAACGGAATCAAGATATTCTTGCCGAGCGGGCAGAAACTGGATGCGTCCGGAGAAGCAAGCATCGAAGCGGCGATATCTGAGAGCGCCGGAGAATTGGCCGACTCAATTCTAGATCTGACCAGAGAGCAAGAGTTTGTCGCGGCCTATTCTGATTATTTGAGAGCCAGCCTGAAGTTGTCGGGCGAAGGCCGCCGCATCGTGATCGACTGTGCAAACGGGGCCGCATCTGCCATTGCCCCGCAGATCTTTCTCGGCTCAGGGGCTGATGCTGTTGTGATCAACGACTCGCCGGACGGCCGTAACATAAATCTGGGCTGTGGCTCGACACATATTGAAGGCCTTCAGTCGGCGGTTCTCGAATATTCAGCCGACCTCGGCATAGCGTATGACGGTGATGCCGACCGAGCACTTTTCGTTGATGAGAAAGGGGATCTTATAGACGGCGACGCCACTCTGCTGATCCTCGCCAGACAACTTCGCAAGAATGGAGGTCTGAAAAACGCGACGGTCATTGCGACGGTGATGAGCAATCTGGGGCTGAATGAGGCCTTTGCGGTGGAGAATATCAGTTTAGTGAGAACCGCTGTCGGCGATAAATACGTGCTCGAACGCCTGCTCGAGACCGGGTCGGAACTCGGAGGTGAGCAATCCGGCCACATCATCCTGCCAAAGCGCAGCCTGATCGGTGACGGCATTATGACGTCGATCCTGCTGTTTGAGGCGATGTTGGAGGAAGACTGCACTGCGTCGGAGCTGAGCCACGGATTTAGGCAATATCCACAGGTACTGAAGGGTGTTCGCGTCAAGGAGAAGATCCCGTTGGATAGTGTGTATGCGGTTTCGGAACTAAGAAAGGCGATCGAAGAAAGACTGGGAGAGAGCGGCCGGCTTGTATTGCGTTATTCGGGCACTGAGCCCTTGGCACGCGTAATGATCGAAGGCAAAGACCAAGCGGAGATCGATCAAATGGCCGACGAATTGATCGCGGTGATAGGCAGGGAACTTGGCTAA
- a CDS encoding antibiotic biosynthesis monooxygenase — protein MFVVLYSWRIDPSLEEQFTESWSAVTRHYLEHHGSLGSRLHRGGDGRYYAYAKWPDESSRDAAANDGIPADLRSQMNAAILEAFPEITLEVVADYLKI, from the coding sequence ATGTTCGTAGTTTTGTACAGTTGGAGGATAGATCCCTCGCTCGAGGAGCAATTTACAGAAAGTTGGTCTGCCGTTACACGGCATTATTTGGAACATCACGGAAGTCTCGGTTCACGTCTGCACCGAGGCGGCGACGGACGGTACTATGCCTATGCCAAATGGCCCGATGAGTCATCACGCGACGCAGCCGCTAACGACGGCATTCCGGCAGATCTGCGATCGCAGATGAATGCTGCGATCCTTGAAGCATTTCCGGAGATCACGCTCGAGGTCGTTGCAGACTACCTGAAGATATGA
- the aroB gene encoding 3-dehydroquinate synthase — protein sequence MTGTIVKVCTPVSSDVYDVVIGGGALDNAGSLIAGLPGNGVRRAAVVSNKTVFSFYGDRLVASLRAAGIEAVVHLIGDGERFKNFRTLEKTLEHFSRSGITRTDAVAALGGGVVGDLAGLAASLHLRGIPFINIPTTLLAMLDASVGGKTGVNSKYGKNLIGTIRQPAAVLVDVSALATLPQRHIRSGLYEAVKHGALSGKKLLGRNSRLIELLSKRHHGLLSLDDPSEISDLISENIAFKASIVMGDPNEAITKAGPRSRKTLNFGHTLAHAIEKATDYRGILHGEAVGYGILFAAELSKKLANCAKEDVELLNDVVHRVGPLPSLAGVEFENVIRAFGLDKKNIGGYLQMVLLRGIGKPIVVQIGRTERRVVENTLKHFFRKQL from the coding sequence ATGACCGGCACGATCGTAAAAGTATGCACACCTGTCTCGTCCGATGTTTATGATGTTGTGATCGGAGGCGGAGCACTCGATAATGCCGGGTCGTTGATTGCCGGGCTTCCCGGCAATGGCGTGAGAAGGGCTGCAGTTGTTTCGAACAAGACCGTATTCTCATTTTACGGCGATCGACTGGTCGCTTCGCTGAGAGCCGCCGGGATCGAGGCGGTTGTTCACCTGATCGGCGACGGCGAGCGATTCAAGAACTTCAGGACGCTGGAAAAGACGCTCGAGCATTTTTCCAGATCCGGCATTACGCGGACCGATGCCGTTGCTGCACTCGGCGGCGGCGTTGTCGGCGATCTGGCGGGGTTGGCCGCGTCGCTGCATCTTCGCGGCATTCCCTTTATTAATATTCCGACAACTTTGTTGGCGATGCTCGACGCCTCGGTTGGAGGGAAAACAGGCGTTAACTCAAAATATGGGAAGAACCTAATAGGTACGATCCGTCAACCCGCCGCGGTCTTGGTCGACGTTTCGGCACTGGCAACACTTCCGCAGCGGCATATTCGGTCGGGCCTCTATGAGGCCGTTAAACATGGTGCTCTCTCGGGAAAGAAGCTGCTCGGCCGAAACTCCAGATTGATCGAGCTATTGTCCAAACGGCATCACGGCCTGCTGAGCCTTGATGATCCATCTGAGATCTCAGATCTGATCTCTGAGAACATCGCATTCAAGGCTTCGATCGTAATGGGCGATCCCAACGAAGCGATCACGAAAGCGGGCCCGCGCTCGAGAAAGACACTCAATTTCGGACACACTCTCGCCCACGCCATTGAAAAAGCAACAGATTACAGAGGAATTCTGCACGGCGAGGCGGTTGGATACGGCATTTTGTTTGCTGCAGAACTTTCAAAAAAACTTGCAAATTGCGCTAAAGAAGATGTAGAATTGTTGAACGATGTTGTGCATCGTGTCGGCCCGCTGCCGTCACTTGCCGGCGTCGAGTTTGAGAACGTCATTCGCGCGTTCGGCCTTGATAAGAAAAATATCGGCGGATATCTTCAGATGGTACTTCTGCGAGGCATCGGAAAACCGATCGTAGTTCAGATCGGGAGGACCGAACGCCGTGTAGTTGAAAACACTCTCAAACATTTCTTCAGGAAACAGCTGTGA
- a CDS encoding radical SAM protein, with amino-acid sequence MSRKIADSYRNKLAAEEGYIYPAGSGLRIALCYPNTHAIGMANLGLHTMYELFNSIPGVECERAFYPDSSELAEYERTGTPLMSLESQTRLRDFDVIAFSISFETDYLNMARMLQLAGIPVWSRERSENHPLVVMGGAASFLNPEPIADFTDVIAVGEGEILAWQLVDAIEENDRREDILLQLARIGRGFYVPSFYDVIYNDDGTVFDYKPNQESVPKRVGRALAAVNPKEGTLRRALKRGETELAEFLTTQDVFCPSTSVWSPEAEMGDRLLVEISRGCSQGCRFCWAGYNYYPPRVVPAKDILAKAKEWRSKTDKIGLVSTAVCDHPEISTILRELRAMDYRISVSSLRLDQISDELLDALVESRDQQIAVAPETGSDRLRRVINKNLTNDEIVDICGAVFDRGMLTIKLYMMVGLPTETPEDLDEMFVLVERIKDRMLEAGKRFGRAGTIIPSLNGFVPKPNTPLQWEGICDEKELKKRIKYVCKGLSKIPNVSVRFMSARIAHEQALFSSGDRTIAAVINEAARNGGDIQRALRETDTNAAFHISRDRGYGEFLPWSIVDSGLSFEFLKTEHEKAREARSSLPCPAVEKCTTCGVCPNTWLADAPQSLIQIQPKRVLEAMNAAV; translated from the coding sequence ATGAGCCGAAAGATCGCAGACAGCTATCGCAACAAACTCGCCGCGGAGGAAGGTTACATATACCCGGCCGGCAGCGGTCTGCGTATCGCTCTTTGCTATCCGAACACTCACGCTATCGGGATGGCGAATCTTGGGCTCCATACGATGTATGAGCTCTTCAATTCGATCCCCGGCGTTGAATGCGAGCGAGCATTTTATCCAGACAGTTCTGAACTCGCTGAATACGAACGCACCGGAACACCGCTGATGTCGCTGGAGTCCCAAACTCGGCTGCGGGATTTCGACGTAATAGCTTTTTCCATCTCATTTGAGACCGATTACCTGAATATGGCGAGGATGCTGCAGCTCGCGGGTATTCCGGTTTGGTCGCGCGAACGCAGCGAGAACCATCCGCTCGTGGTGATGGGCGGTGCCGCGTCGTTTCTCAACCCTGAACCGATCGCCGATTTCACTGACGTCATTGCGGTCGGCGAAGGCGAAATACTCGCCTGGCAGCTTGTGGACGCTATTGAAGAGAACGATCGCCGCGAAGACATCCTTCTTCAACTTGCAAGGATCGGACGGGGCTTTTACGTACCGTCATTTTATGACGTCATCTACAACGACGACGGCACCGTTTTCGACTACAAGCCTAATCAAGAATCTGTACCAAAACGGGTCGGACGAGCATTGGCGGCTGTTAACCCAAAAGAAGGCACCCTTCGCCGTGCTCTGAAACGCGGTGAGACCGAACTCGCCGAATTCCTAACCACTCAAGATGTCTTTTGTCCTTCTACCTCGGTTTGGTCGCCGGAGGCCGAAATGGGTGATCGTTTGTTGGTTGAGATCTCACGCGGATGTTCGCAAGGATGCCGTTTCTGCTGGGCAGGTTACAACTACTACCCGCCGCGCGTCGTTCCGGCAAAGGATATTTTGGCGAAAGCGAAAGAGTGGCGTTCGAAGACCGACAAGATCGGGCTCGTATCGACCGCTGTTTGCGATCATCCTGAAATATCCACGATCCTCCGCGAGCTTCGTGCAATGGACTACCGCATTTCCGTCTCATCGCTTCGGCTGGATCAGATATCAGACGAATTGCTCGACGCACTGGTCGAATCACGGGATCAGCAGATAGCAGTTGCGCCCGAGACCGGTTCCGACAGACTGCGGCGAGTTATTAACAAAAACCTCACAAACGACGAGATCGTTGATATCTGCGGTGCGGTCTTTGATCGCGGGATGCTGACCATCAAGCTTTATATGATGGTAGGCCTGCCGACAGAAACACCGGAAGACCTGGACGAAATGTTCGTGCTTGTGGAACGAATCAAGGATCGGATGCTCGAGGCAGGCAAGCGTTTCGGACGGGCCGGCACTATCATTCCTTCGCTCAACGGTTTCGTGCCGAAGCCGAACACGCCGCTTCAGTGGGAAGGCATTTGTGATGAGAAGGAACTGAAGAAACGCATCAAATATGTCTGCAAGGGCCTGAGCAAGATCCCCAACGTAAGTGTTCGTTTCATGTCCGCCCGAATCGCCCACGAGCAGGCGCTGTTCTCGTCCGGCGATCGGACCATTGCTGCCGTAATTAATGAGGCGGCTCGAAACGGCGGCGACATCCAGAGGGCTCTCCGCGAAACAGACACCAATGCCGCATTCCACATTTCCCGCGATCGCGGCTACGGTGAATTCCTTCCGTGGTCGATAGTAGATTCTGGCCTATCCTTCGAATTTCTGAAGACCGAACACGAAAAAGCACGTGAAGCTCGTTCCAGCCTCCCGTGCCCTGCCGTCGAAAAATGTACTACGTGCGGTGTTTGTCCCAACACTTGGCTGGCGGACGCCCCGCAGAGTCTTATCCAGATCCAGCCAAAACGCGTTCTCGAAGCGATGAACGCCGCTGTCTAA